The Aphis gossypii isolate Hap1 chromosome 3, ASM2018417v2, whole genome shotgun sequence genome includes a region encoding these proteins:
- the LOC114123827 gene encoding Golgi reassembly-stacking protein 2, with protein MGSANSTPIPGGGTEGYHVLKVQDNSPGQAAGLEAFFDFILAINNTRLDKDNDTLKEMLKNGDGNEIILAVYSSKTQIVREVKIVPNSNWGGQGLLGVSIRFCSFAGANENVWHILDVHPNSPADKAGLRSHTDYIIGSDSIMHESEDLFMLIEAHEGRPLKLYVYNVELDTCREVSITPDTAWPGEGSLGCGIGYGYLHRIPVRQIYQNKDIPAPPVIKPAVVNNVMASAAQVPQVINPPVLTPQPPIISDNPVTVNNLTIEAEKSKEELPLNESIETTSIPYFDSTKSEIPATTPTDQQIPYSSNSAPLPYFPPQITTFQNPSIPAFQVLNSQYSPPQLVSTSETIKPYVLTPQVTKLPPFTPQDSTPVSESQEPSSITPVSLSETATIPELNNQAPNVFPPQISYSQSHPTDIGGTTTVADVQSSKDISNYFTQFQTQVSQSNSSSTIPMFSVKNFPQMSPLAQPLGNNYSKMSDSQSQPIPLQPQPGINYSDQFQPLQPLQYQPNVYSGIPLTTPISLPGMPPITVSATLPYSAIESLQIDQKKNILNSNS; from the exons gtTCAAGACAATTCACCAGGCCAAGCAGCAGGTTTAGAAGCTTTTTTTGACTTTATATTggctattaataatacacgactt gATAAAGACAATGATACTCTTAAAGAAATGTTAAAGAATGGAGAtggtaatgaaattatattagctGTATACAGTAGCAAAACTCAAATAGTTAGAGAAGTAAAAATTGTACCAAATAGTAATTGGGGTGGTCAAGGTTTGTTGGGTGTGAGCATAAGATTTTGTTCTTTTGCTGGAGCCAATGAAAACGTCTGGCATATTCtt gaTGTTCATCCAAATTCTCCTGCTGATAAAGCTGGTCTAAGGTCACATACAGATTATATAATTGGATCTGATTCTATAATGCATGAAAGTGAAGATTTATTTATGCTAATTGAAGCACATGAAGGAAgaccattaaaattatatgtttataatgttgaaTTGGATACTTGTAGAGAAGTTTCAATTACACCAGATACTGCATGGCCTGGCGAAGGAAG tttgggCTGTGGAATAGGATATGGATACCTCCATAGAATACCTGTTCgacaaatatatcaaaataaggACATTCCGGCGCCACCTGTTATAAAACCGGCTGTTGTTAATAACGTGAtg gcATCTGCTGCCCAAGTACCGCAAGTAATTAATCCACCAGTTCTGACACCACAACCACCTATTATATCTGATAATCCAGTAACtgtcaataatttaactattgaaGCGGAAAAATCTAAAGAAGAGCTACCATTGAATGAAAGCATTGAAACTACATCAATACCATATTTCGACAGTACAAAATCTGAAATACCTGCTACCACGCCAACAGATCAACAAATACCTTATTCAAGCAATTCTGCGCCTTTACCATATTTTCCTCCACAAATAACTACATTTCAAAATCCTTCTATTCCCGCATTCCAAGTCTTAAATTCTCAGTATAGCCCTCCACAACTAGTTTCTACCTCTGAAACAATAAAACCGTACGTATTAACACCCCAAGTAACAAAATTACCACCATTTACGCCACAAGATTCTACCCCTGTTTCTGAATCTCAAGAACCATCATCCATAACACCTGTGAGCCTCTCTGAAACAGCTACTATTCCAGAATTAAATAACCAGGCACCAAATGTATTTCCACCACAGATTAGTTATTCCCAATCTCATCCTACTGATATTGGTGGTACTACAACTGTAGCTGATGTACAGAGTTCTAAAGACATAAGTAATTACTTTACACAGTTTCAAACTCAAGTCAGCCAATCAAATAGTTCAAGTACTATACCCATGTTTTCTGTGAAAAATTTTCCACAGATGTCACCTTTAGCACAACCTCttg gaaacaattattcaaaaatgtctGATTCTCAATCACAACCAATACCTCTGCAGCCACAACCAg gAATAAATTATTCAGATCAATTTCAACCTTTGCAGCCATTACAATATCAaccaa atGTTTACTCAGGAATACCACTTACAACTCCAATATCGTTACCTGGTATGCCACCAATAACCGTTAGTGCGACTTTACCTTATTCAGCTATAGAGAGCCTACAAATTGAtcagaagaaaaatattttaaacagtaatagttaa